TTTTGGATTGTACTTTCGTCGTCGTCCACGGTAGTTTTGACGACCGCGACCGCGAGCCCGAAAGGTATTATTTTCCTTTAGTGGTTTCTTCGCATCAAATGCGTTTGCTTCAGGAAACGGTTTAGAACCAGTTGGACGGGTCATGTGATTCTTGATCAGAAGCTCGTTGTTCTTTTCTGCTATGAGAAGAGCTACAATCAATTCCGAAAATTTGGTATATCCCCGCAACCTGTACTGTTGTTGCAGGGTGATGTGGCTCTTGTGGAATGTGGTGTATGTCTTCTCAAGCATTTGAGATTCGGTGATCGTTTCACCACAGTATCTCAATTTGGCCACAATTCCTAACACAGCAGAATTGTAATTCATCACTTTGTCGAAATCTTGGAATCTCAGACTCTGCCATTCATCCAGAGCAAGTGGAAGTGTTATGTCTTTCTGATGATCAAAACGATCTTTCAGAGACTTCCATAGCTCTTTAGGGTCTCTCATGTTGGCATAGTCATAAATAATACTTTCATCAAGGTGTCTTCTAAGGAAGATCACCGATTTAGCCTTTTCTTGAGGCGTCGAAGTATTATTCTCTTTAACGGTCTGGGATAGACCAAGAGATTCAAGATGAAGTTCAACATTTGTAACCCATGAAATGTAGTTGGTACTAGTGATGTCTAAAGCTGGAAATTGGAGCTTCTCCACGTTTTctatttgtatttctaaaacacaaaataaaaattattagaatattattaatattaaaaagaaccgtttacattaatcatgcaagcaattacaaggagaagcaaCACATAGAAAAGTAAACAGACATTAAGCATAAATTTTCCAGGAGCAAATTCTCCAACAAAAAGACCATACAtagaagcaaaaataaaaattgcacATAAGACTAAAAAtccgcgaatcatctttcttgaattGAAAAAAATCGGAGGAAAGcgatttgaaatattttgagagaagatgaaatgttttggatgataaaatggagtgaaaatgagttgtatttatagatgaaaatcactgttcatgaccgtttgAGAAAgggaaaatttttgaaaaattttctttgtgaccgttggtgttaaatcgagtgcaccaaaaatcggtctgaaaatattgtattaaactgtcaatcaaatctataaaatttcataaaaattaataaaagtaaagaattatggcaatgaaatatttatgttatgacagtaaatcatgcgacggctcagccggtcaatacagagtaataaataaattatacggcggctcggccggcTCGGCccaccaattaataataaacagaatataaggcggctcggccgaccaataaataataaacagaatataaggcggctcggccgaccaataaataataaacagaatataaggcggctcggccgaccaataaattaattaaattactaataaataatataggcggtattccggccattataacgtgatataaataatagtagaggcgttataccgaccattatagcagggtataaatgatacaaataaattttaccaaattgaagaacgatcgtgctgataacgtgttataaaaagaatcagaattttattgtatcgcagaaatttaaataagggaaaaattttatacccgtagaaagaAATAACACTCATACAGAGAGAGAATTTCTtattagagagaagagaagtgtTTGAGGTGTGTATTATAAACGATCGAATCGATATTTATATAGAAGTTAAAAAAGTAGGATTTCAATGTTTAAATAGTGCAGCGGGTcccacatctttttatattttcaacgaaAGCGTCTGCTTtcataacaataataaaattttagatttgttTAAGTTTTTCTTAGTGGAGatgattatattatataatccgTATTAGCTTTGTATTTCTGATATGGTTATATAATACAATTATgtaaaagctttttttttttgtaaaaaagaaaaacttgttTAGTTTACATGAATGTAATTCcacatttatgaaaataaaaatatttgaaccaataaatttaatatgtttcatatcaaatacaaacatcttctatatattaatagagaaacatttaaaaagttataatatgtagtttgtattaattaaaaaagtgtcatgctgagttgtcacgtaattaaaatgataattttgcttacgtggcggcttgagaatcaattgagCATTTTATTAgtctaaaattaaattactagggaattctatattatatagtatgtcctggaccatttatttatcaaattgaattctttccttaaataaaacctactgaattacctaatgtgattaagatatatcAATTAATgactttaaataataaagatttgctaacaatctgtatactttctattattttagtttaattatttattattaaaataaattacacaattacattaatcatataataaaaatttagatttttttgtatatgttgtattttgatttattcaaaacgagtataaattattaaaactgttaaaagtctcacataaatttttgtgatcaaggtttaaattgttttctataattagatacaatgattataaaatcatatgaataaataattttattttatgaggtgtttatgttaatatatatatatatatatatttcatatcgtttaaattaaactatatacatcatatgaaaatacttatattttgatatctacgttgaacatatattgaaaagttaatattttaattttgaaatttttatttttttaaatgattataaattattgaaaccactaaacattcaacattaaaaaaaaatcgttggtgtaaaattttgttacacaaatatgcaaataatcataaaatcatatgagtagaaacctcatttaataaatatccagattaaaagtatactatatatctatgttaatatcatttaaatttaattatatatcatatacgatagataagattgattttttagatttatttacattaaaatgattgcgaataaacaagagcggtcgtTTGATTTATAGACGCACgttaatttattacataatagtaactgattttttagttatttaatatataattattattttatcattccataatatgcagaaaaacataaaataagtaataaatataaaatatttattctgttCAAAGCacggatcttaacctaagtatgtatctctttaataattttaaatcttaaacattttctaaatctcaggccaaaacaaaataacgaaattagaataaactcaaaatcaatatttatatcgagcaataaccaaaatgaaaaaaaacacaaaatgagaaaaatatgaaagatatttaggattggcacgtgaacgtatACGTCTCAtaactataattaaattttaaatggcTAAGTCATGATATAAAATCGAGCTctcatagtttcattgtaaccaaatagtaggtcTGAGATtttcggcctaaacgttaggttcttatgcgatatATGCTTTTTTGaccgaaaatatttttaaaatgggatcagctcatcagtaaacaaattatataattaacaaaaaaaatttaaaaacattatttaagggccaaaaatattttttcgatcaagaatataaattttatttttccatacgatatttcttaaatatttttcatataaattcgcCATGCGCAAGGCGCATGTCTTATTCTAGTTTtacaaataagaagaaaaattcTTTAGTTTTTCTTTCCTTTCCAATTCATGTTCCGAATATAGATCAACATGTTCTTAAATAAGACTTTTAAGAAATATCACTATTGTTAATGCaaaagaataaataatatttaaagatataagagtgTAGGAACCTTATTTTACTACTATAAGATAATTggaatttgtaaaaataataataacacaaatttaaaaaataataccgAAATAAACTGATAAAAAAGAATTGGAGAGTTGagatgataaatttattttcttaaatttttaaacgTCCCGTATTGTGACTAGCGTTCAGATTCCAAGGATAGAACTATATTTTCCaacaccaaagatgaaatctaTTGAACCTTTTTACGTGTTATACTGTAAgatacaaaaaaactaaaagaataaTATAATATGGAAGATTTGGTAAGAGTTGATCCTTAGAATGAAAGGAGGGTGGCTCTTTTATAACCCACTAGGATAAAACATGCGTTTTGCGCAGGGTGAGCATATGATAAGTTcttatgataaatatttttaaaatatagtattgtaaaattaaaattttatatttgattaatatattttggcaccgattcaagttttttttaagtatatTACTTTTTCCAATGGGCCGacccaatttaaaaatattgtggAACAACCCAAGCCATTATCTTGCTTTTAGTCTTACATATTAAAAGAAGACTCGTATTTTTATAGGATAGCTAATACAATATTTGCgacgttatatatatatggtcatATATAGGTTAAAGAAGATAATTGGAATATTTAgcaatattatacatagaaaccatatattttcattgtaatacttatttatgtaaattttcaATAACTACCACAAACATATTTGGCAACTTCATTTCTATTGAAGAAATCATAAACTTGGTGCCAAGTAATTTATTGTCTTAAATTCAACTTACCATATCGATTATCCGAAAAAGTCAATAAATTTAGTGAAAAAGTTTCTAATTTATTTAAGCAGCCAGTGATATAAACTTACTACCATATGAGCATCTATATTactaaaactcaagtacaaaattggagtgtttggagacttgaatagaactattaaaacaatttgacgtgtttggaaacatggattgtattctttttaaaaaaaaattaattttgtttggaaacaaggatagtagtattaagaaaaaaagtaattgacatatgttattaagaaaaattgaaagtccatcatattataagaaactatctatctcggtcagttttaaaatatacgaaaataggtcaatctaattgcctaaaactttttttttctaaactaaccatgaaacaaaatttaaactttatatacatatttcaaatcaaaataataattcaaagttgatttatatcaaaaattgattcaaaaatatacatatattcaaaaatggatttttactaaactatttttcaataaccattataaaaaaatattgtcaatatatataagaaaaatacaatacaaagcccaatttgaaataccaactcaaattatggtttttgtatttcatattaagttttaaaaaatataatatatgtaattatttatatgacgATACGTATAAAAtgctattaattatatgattacttatatgatggtacatataaaatacgattaattatatgatgacaatatacgatatataataataactagggatgggctttcgggtacccatacgggtttggttctgatcggtttgcgtttcgggttttcggggtcaaaggtTTCAGCCCTATtaggatgtttctaaattttggtttgagtttgattcggatctttgcgggtttggttcgggtttggataacccatttaaattattttaaaagttttaaatcattatatattttaaatttctcaaaatctataaataaaataatatattacctataaatttgaataacatatgtcagaatacctaagcttaacatatcaattggcttgatttaaaattttggatacgaaatcaataattattttaagtatttttggtgatttgagtatactttaactatttcagatatttacttttgactatctatatatattttcaagtatttaaattaatttaaaagtatcattcttgatgttttatatacgttaaatctaaaaataattaatatatataagtatacaaATCtgtttttagataaattcgggtacccgaatacttcggttcggatcagattcggttctctaaataacaaaattttgaataatttgaatatttaattaatttatgttcgggtttggtactatattttcgGATCGGTATCGGTTCTGTTCCTCGGATTTATTTTGCCAaaccctaataattacatgaaaaagaaatatcaacatatttttcaaatgcGCGGGTCAAAGTCTAGTGATTCTTAAATCGTATATCACGAAAGTTTTGTTAAAGTTTGATTATTCTTATTGTTTTATAACCGGTAGTAAAAAATTGATTCTCCTTCGGTTCAGCTGAAATTAAATACACTATTAACCGACTAGAAATGTAGACAAACGTTGGTAAGTGGTGGTATTATACTGATATAGTTAACACTATCGAGTAGGCCTGGGTGTTCGGGTCTTCAGGTCGGGTTCTGACCGGTTTCTTTCAGGTTTGGGTCTTACGGATTCTAAACATTTGGACCCAAtaggtacttgtaaattttgggttcggattcgggtcggttcttctcgggtctgggtcggttcgggtctataattaaattCCTATAAAATATCCGTAATTTTCGGATCCATATCGAGTCAGGATCCGATTCGGGTATTTAGCATCTGAAAAAGACACAACATACCCAAACTCCATCAAATTTAGTcgataattttcatatatatctaaaattaaaaaataacttaaatgaaactattaataattaaaataaaacatttttaaactctaaattttacatttttaagtttcatattacttaaaaatgttacaaaataataacaaatatggttaacaaaaaatatttcaactaaatcataaaataatatctatatataatagaacacaaaaaaccatagttttggatatgcatgtttttaAGTCAGGTACAAttcggttcttatcgggtcagatctattcgggtcggttctttccGGGTCCAGGTCTATTCGGATTGGTTCCTTTCGGTTCtggttctttcgggtaaaagAAACTTGGACTCAGAAGGTACTTATAAATTTTCGGTTCAGTTTCAGGTCAGGTATTTTCGAATCGGTTTCGGTTCGTGTTTTTgggtccaggttaaaatgcccAAGCCTACTATCGAGTATAGATTATAATAATAGGCTATGTATCTTCCAATAAAAACACCATTTTTTCACACTTGATAGTATCATAAGCACTTGATAGTATAATAGACTTGGCAATCATACTGTTGTCTGCAGCTATAGAGAATTACTATTACTCAAATGATTGCTCAATTGATAACTCGTATTATGTCATGAGCCTTAGTCGTGGAACTACTAACAATAAACAGTTGAAATGTTGTGGACCTACTAGCAATCATACACGGTGCAATGttactttgtttttttatggCGATGAATATAGTACTAATTTCTGCGTTATGAGAAGTGCAATTTTTGTTTACTACTCGGTTTAGAGATGGCAATTGGGTTGTACCGACCCGCTTTGTCCCGCCCCGCCGCGGTACACTGTCAATGCGGGTCTTGGCGGTACATGCCCGCGCGGGATGCGGTTCCTAGAAGTGCTGCCCAATCCCGACCCGCGACAAGCCTTGGCGGTACAGGCCCGCGGGACTCTGATCTTCAGATGCGCTACTGATGGCTATCCTCTGCCAAGTCTTCACACGTCTCATCCACTATATGAACATTACTCTCCTTCTTTAAAGACATTGTGGCTCTTAAAGACACAACTGATTTCTTTGGTTGTTGAGCTTCAGATCCACCATTAGTCTTTTATCTATTCACAGTACTGCGACGAAGAGCCATGGCTGCTGTTTATGTAACAGACTTAAGCTTCAAAGCAGTGACACGCTTTTTATGCTAAACCATCTCCAACTCTCTTCTCCTTGACACACCAACCGTTTTGAAAGTGTGTGAAACGGTCTTCTTTGTCTTACCCGAACCAAGAGAAGGATTCAACGCCGATTTGGTTaatgccttcttcttcttcctcaatgGTGAATCATAGCTTAGAGTTCCAGAGAAGCTTCTGTTAACCCTTTTGAGAGGTGAAACTGTAGTAGGCTTGTCTTTAGGTTCATGTTTGCATGTCAGTTCACGTGAACATTGCATACCAAAGACCAACATAAAAATAATGCATATTAGTATATGGAATCAATGTTTTACAGAAGAGACAGAACATTATTTTCATGTTCTTTCTTCGGAGGCATAGTATGTTGGAACAAgaaatgctctgataccactttctTACGATTTTGTACTCTGTTCTTGTAAACAATGAATTCAGAAAAGAGAtatattgtatttattgataaaaCCGTTACACTTAGAGAATCAACATGATTCTCTCTCTCACGTGAACATGATTGACCCTCTGTTCTCACGATCGTGATCTTTATATACAAGCATTCACACTTCACACCTTTCCTACATGACCCCAACATTTCATATGTGTCATGTGTCTAATCGTACATGTTACATGAGTGAATGATGGCAAATCCAAATAATCAAATCCAAGTAATGTAAATGAACACCAAAACAATATCCAAGTAATGTAATGTGGCCTCGGTAAAAACCTTATcgggaaaacccattgggacaaaacccgaCAAGGGAAAAAGAGCGCCACGAAATCcataatgtaaataaaataaaaacaccagaTCAAAACTTCTCTTTCATCGGTATCACCATAATATCAAACTTCTCTTTCATCGGTATCACCATAAGTTTTGATCTGGTGTTTGATATTATGGTGACTTCTTCCCAATACTTATCAAACTTCTCTTTCATCGGTATCACCATGTCTCGGATAATCTCATCATCGCTTTCCTCATTTATCTGCAGCCAATTATGGATCTTCCATACCTGATAGAAATACAAGTTCGATGTTGGGTATTTTGAACCTGACATCAAACTAGTAATCTTAGCAAAACACATATTTTCTCAGCTCTGCTCCATTCTGTAGCTGTAGGCAAAAACTTATAGTTTCTCCTATCATATATCTCCAACTTAACAAACGCTTCACGGTACGGAAGGGCTCTTTCAAGCATATAGAATGTCGAATTCCATCTTCTCTGCACATCCATTATCAAACCAGCATTCTCCTTTATACCAGCAGCATCCACACATTTTGCAAACGTCATCTCACACGTCTTTGACGCTGTTACATACTTAACACTCTCTCTAACTTTTTGCAAAGATTCTTTAATAACCTTCAAAACATCTTGCACAATGAGGTTAAGTATGTGAGCTGCACATCTGACGTGAAAAAACTCACCTCCACACAACAAATCATTGCTCAAAAGCACCTGAGTTTTCACTGTATCTTGCATCGAATCATTACTTGTAGCATTGTCTAATGTGAGAGAGAACATTTTTTTCTCTAGTCCCCACTCTTCCACAGATTCAAGAAGCTTCAGTGCAACATTCATACCTGTGTGAGGCGGTGGGAGAGCACAAAAAGTCAGTATTTTACTGTTCAGCCTCCAATTCCGGTCAATGTAATGTGCTTTCAGACACATA
This Brassica napus cultivar Da-Ae chromosome C6, Da-Ae, whole genome shotgun sequence DNA region includes the following protein-coding sequences:
- the LOC106349779 gene encoding uncharacterized protein LOC106349779, with translation MQCSRELTCKHEPKDKPTTVSPLKRVNRSFSGTLSYDSPLRKKKKALTKSALNPSLGSEIQIENVEKLQFPALDITSTNYISWVTNVELHLESLGLSQTVKENNTSTPQEKAKSVIFLRRHLDESIIYDYANMRDPKELWKSLKDRFDHQKDITLPLALDEWQSLRFQDFDKVMNYNSAVLGIVAKLRYCGETITESQMLEKTYTTFHKSHITLQQQYRLRGYTKFSELIVALLIAEKNNELLIKNHMTRPTGSKPFPEANAFDAKKPLKENNTFRARGRGRQNYRGRRRKYNPKDRKSFQWVRSEQTPKGKEHQGNTSQKREEACFRCGTKGHWSHLCRTPAHLCALYKESVKGKEKADDTRESKTRLQRGRPAGSKNKNLRKQKDVKINDTSKIAESILEETNNEDTEKVEHHESENPYRG